A part of Caldicellulosiruptor owensensis OL genomic DNA contains:
- a CDS encoding zinc-ribbon domain containing protein: protein MYQDKVLVCKDCGREFVFTAGEQEFYAQKGFKNEPTRCKECRDQRKAMQKREGRQTQRRELYDAVCSACGKETKVPFRPRNDRPIYCSDCFSKIKAAR, encoded by the coding sequence ATGTATCAAGACAAGGTTTTGGTTTGCAAGGATTGCGGAAGAGAGTTTGTGTTCACAGCAGGTGAACAGGAATTTTACGCGCAGAAGGGGTTCAAGAACGAACCAACAAGATGCAAAGAGTGCAGAGACCAGAGAAAGGCTATGCAAAAAAGAGAAGGCAGACAAACTCAAAGACGTGAACTTTACGATGCAGTGTGCAGCGCGTGTGGCAAGGAAACAAAGGTTCCGTTCAGACCCAGAAATGACAGACCCATATACTGCAGTGATTGTTTCTCCAAGATAAAGGCAGCAAGATAA
- a CDS encoding polysaccharide deacetylase family protein, with amino-acid sequence MKLKKVAYIIFLIALGLSSFIISIYLSKNFFSAIILKQNYAYLQEQRLKTIEKPRTSHRPKSVKNISDSQSKDVQSRKQGKNEKVIYLTIDDGPSPATPLILDILEKEKVKATFFVVGVNCIKYSQCLKKIYQKGHLIGNHSYSHNYKNIYKDFNHFVEDFKKAQDTIYKITGIKPKYYRFPGGSLNRVSTQIKKFLDTNEIVYIDWNAITGDSNKNHEKLSASQILKITIYTAHKRNEVVLLMHDSLSKKNVIEALPGIIRTFKKQGYKFETVDKMQRPLQFKIKAASH; translated from the coding sequence TTGAAATTGAAAAAAGTAGCATACATAATCTTTCTAATTGCTTTGGGATTATCTTCTTTTATAATATCCATATATCTGAGCAAAAACTTTTTTTCAGCTATAATTTTAAAACAAAACTATGCTTATCTTCAAGAACAAAGGCTAAAGACCATTGAAAAGCCAAGAACTTCTCACAGGCCAAAATCGGTCAAAAATATTTCTGATTCTCAAAGCAAAGATGTACAATCCAGGAAACAAGGAAAAAACGAAAAAGTTATTTATCTTACTATTGATGATGGACCTTCACCCGCTACTCCTTTAATCCTTGACATTTTAGAAAAAGAAAAAGTTAAAGCCACATTTTTTGTTGTAGGTGTAAATTGTATAAAATACTCACAATGTTTAAAGAAAATCTATCAGAAAGGCCACTTGATAGGAAATCATTCATATTCTCATAACTACAAAAATATATATAAAGATTTTAATCATTTTGTTGAAGACTTCAAAAAGGCACAAGATACAATATATAAAATTACAGGAATAAAACCTAAATATTACAGATTCCCCGGTGGATCATTAAATAGAGTTTCAACTCAAATAAAAAAATTCCTTGACACAAACGAAATTGTTTATATCGACTGGAATGCAATTACTGGAGACTCAAACAAAAATCATGAAAAGCTTTCTGCCAGTCAAATATTAAAAATTACAATCTACACAGCTCACAAAAGAAATGAAGTTGTTCTACTGATGCATGACAGCTTATCTAAGAAGAACGTCATTGAAGCTCTGCCAGGCATAATTAGAACTTTTAAAAAACAGGGCTATAAATTTGAAACAGTTGATAAAATGCAAAGACCACTCCAATTTAAAATAAAAGCCGCATCACACTGA
- a CDS encoding CtsR family transcriptional regulator, translating to MPRLSDIIEEFIKDLIEKKDGEVEIQRNELANFFNCAPSQINYVLSTRFTIERGYYIESKRGGGGSIRIVKVKFENSSNLLENILNNINSPVSQHQANEIVECLLENGVISKREANIMKAALNDKTLPVNQPLKDTLRMLILKAMIISIMNG from the coding sequence ATGCCAAGGCTTTCTGACATCATTGAGGAGTTTATAAAGGACCTGATTGAAAAAAAAGATGGTGAGGTTGAAATTCAGAGAAATGAGCTTGCAAACTTTTTCAACTGTGCACCATCGCAGATAAATTATGTGCTTTCCACCAGGTTTACTATTGAAAGAGGGTATTACATTGAAAGTAAACGTGGTGGTGGCGGGTCTATTAGAATTGTAAAAGTCAAGTTTGAAAATTCTTCTAACTTGCTTGAAAATATTTTGAATAATATAAACTCGCCAGTAAGTCAGCACCAGGCAAACGAGATTGTTGAGTGCTTACTTGAAAATGGTGTGATATCAAAAAGGGAAGCAAATATAATGAAAGCTGCGCTCAATGATAAAACTTTGCCGGTGAATCAGCCATTGAAAGATACGCTCAGAATGTTAATTCTAAAAGCAATGATAATTTCTATTATGAATGGGTAA
- a CDS encoding protein arginine kinase, translating into MNDIVITSRIRLARNLSDVPFTIKMNDYDAANVIERVKNVILKNKQYHFDFFEIKKLPLIKRQVLIEKHLISPALASSKIKSAVAIDQNENISIMINEEDHLRIQVLYRGQQIQKAWEDANRIDDFLEQHLPYAYDETWGYLTSCPTNVGTGLRASFMLHLPALTLLGYMKGIIDTITKLGIAVRGFYGEGSEAAGNLYQISNQITLGQPEEDIIANVVSITNQIIEQEQQARLRLLSENRAFVEDKVYRAYGILKYARNISSNEALKLISDVRMGISMGIIKETTIDKLDVLLSLIQPAIIQDYFGREMTPDERDIKRAELIRKILE; encoded by the coding sequence ATGAATGATATTGTTATCACAAGCAGGATAAGACTTGCAAGAAATCTTTCTGATGTTCCATTTACCATAAAGATGAATGACTATGATGCCGCAAATGTTATAGAGAGGGTGAAAAATGTAATTTTAAAAAACAAGCAGTATCACTTTGACTTTTTCGAGATAAAAAAACTGCCTCTTATAAAACGTCAGGTACTGATAGAAAAACATTTAATATCACCTGCGCTTGCCTCATCAAAAATAAAAAGCGCTGTAGCAATTGACCAAAATGAGAATATCAGCATTATGATAAATGAAGAAGACCATTTGAGGATTCAGGTTCTTTACAGGGGACAGCAGATACAAAAGGCATGGGAAGATGCAAACAGGATTGATGATTTTTTAGAACAGCATCTTCCTTATGCCTATGACGAAACCTGGGGGTACCTTACTTCATGTCCTACAAATGTTGGAACAGGCTTGAGAGCATCTTTTATGCTTCATCTTCCTGCCCTGACACTTTTAGGATATATGAAAGGAATTATTGATACAATAACAAAGCTGGGTATTGCAGTAAGAGGGTTTTATGGTGAGGGAAGTGAGGCTGCAGGGAACCTGTATCAGATTTCTAATCAGATAACCTTGGGTCAGCCTGAAGAAGACATTATAGCAAATGTAGTTTCAATCACAAACCAGATAATAGAACAGGAGCAGCAAGCAAGGTTGAGGCTTTTGAGCGAAAACAGAGCTTTTGTTGAAGACAAGGTCTACAGAGCTTATGGAATTTTGAAATATGCAAGGAATATCTCTTCAAACGAAGCTTTAAAACTCATATCTGATGTGAGAATGGGTATCAGCATGGGTATAATAAAGGAGACAACAATCGATAAACTGGATGTGCTTTTGAGTTTAATTCAGCCTGCTATCATACAAGACTACTTTGGCAGGGAAATGACACCAGATGAAAGAGACATAAAAAGAGCAGAACTCATAAGAAAAATTTTAGAATAA
- a CDS encoding UvrB/UvrC motif-containing protein has product MLCENCGKRPATVHYTQIINGVKTEMHLCEVCAKQKGSIEFDTPFSVTNFLAGILEPAFGAQVLKPSFEIALTCKGCGMTFDEFRRAGRFGCAMCYSSFSEKLYPIFRRIHGNTKHVGKIPTKMGEDIAIKREIDRLKIELNVAIKNEEYEKAAQIRDRIRELEKKLSRE; this is encoded by the coding sequence GTGCTTTGTGAAAATTGTGGGAAAAGACCGGCAACTGTACACTATACCCAGATTATAAACGGAGTTAAGACCGAGATGCATCTTTGCGAGGTTTGTGCAAAGCAAAAAGGCAGTATAGAGTTTGATACACCATTTTCTGTAACAAACTTTTTGGCAGGAATACTGGAGCCAGCTTTTGGAGCGCAGGTTTTAAAGCCCTCTTTCGAGATTGCTCTTACATGCAAGGGTTGTGGGATGACATTTGACGAGTTCAGAAGAGCTGGCAGGTTTGGCTGTGCTATGTGCTATAGTTCCTTTTCAGAAAAACTCTATCCCATTTTCCGCAGAATTCACGGCAATACAAAACATGTTGGTAAAATCCCTACAAAGATGGGCGAAGATATAGCAATAAAAAGAGAAATTGACAGGCTCAAAATAGAGCTCAATGTGGCAATAAAGAATGAAGAATATGAAAAAGCTGCTCAGATTAGAGATAGAATAAGAGAGCTTGAAAAAAAGCTTTCACGGGAGTGA